Proteins encoded within one genomic window of Columba livia isolate bColLiv1 breed racing homer chromosome 1, bColLiv1.pat.W.v2, whole genome shotgun sequence:
- the LOC102093897 gene encoding histone H2A.J, giving the protein MSGRGKQGGKVRAKAKSRSSRAGLQFPVGRVHRLLRKGNYAERVGAGAPVYMAAVLEYLTAEILELAGNAARDNKKTRIIPRHLQLAIRNDEELNKLLGKVTIAQGGVLPNIQAVLLPKKTESHKAKSK; this is encoded by the coding sequence ATGTCGGGCCGCGGGAAGCAGGGAGGTAAAGTCCGAGCCAAGGCCAAGTCGCGCTCGTCGCGGGCCGGGCTGCAGTTCCCCGTGGGCCGTGTCCACCGGCTGCTGCGCAAGGGCAACTACGCGGAGCGGGTTGGGGCTGGAGCACCTGTCTACATGGCGGCCGTGCTGGAGTACCTGACGGCCGAGATCCTGGAGCTGGCGGGCAACGCGGCCCGCGACAACAAGAAGACGCGCATCATCCCCCGCCACCTGCAGCTGGCCATCCGCAACGACGAGGAGCTCAACAAGCTGCTGGGCAAGGTGACCATCGCGCAGGGCGGCGTGCTGCCCAACATCCAGGCCGTGCTGCTGCCCAAGAAGACTGAGAGTCATaaggcaaaaagcaaataa
- the LOC102094088 gene encoding histone H2B 1/2/3/4/6 codes for MPEPAKSAPAPKKGSKKAVTKTQKKGDKKRKKSRKESYSIYVYKVLKQVHPDTGISSKAMGIMNSFVNDIFERIAGEASRLAHYNKRSTITSREIQTAVRLLLPGELAKHAVSEGTKAVTKYTSSK; via the coding sequence ATGCCTGAACCAGCCAAGTCCGCTCCCGCGCCCAAGAAGGGCTCCAAGAAGGCTGTCACCAAGACACAGAAGAAGGGCGACAAGAAGCGCAAGAAGAGCCGCAAGGAGAGCTACTCCATCTACGTGTACAAGGTGCTGAAGCAGGTGCACCCCGACACGGGCATCTCGTCCAAGGCCATGGGCATCATGAACTCGTTCGTCAACGACATCTTCGAGCGCATCGCCGGCGAGGCCTCGCGCCTGGCGCACTACAACAAGCGCTCCACCATCACGTCGCGGGAGATCCAGACGGCCgtgcggctgctgctgcccggcgAGCTGGCCAAGCACGCCGTGTCCGAGGGCACCAAGGCTGTCACCAAGTACACCAGCTCCAAGTAG
- the LOC102097065 gene encoding histone H1.10, producing MSETAPAAAPAVAAPAAKAAAKKPKKAASGSKARKPAGPSVTELITKAVSASKERKGLSLAALKKALAAGGYDVEKNNSRIKLGLKSLVSKGTLVQTKGTGASGSFRLSKKPGEVKEKAPKKRAAAAKAKKPAAKKPASAAKKPKKAAAVKKSPKKAKKPAAAAAKKAAKSPKKATKAAKPKKAAAAAKSPAKAKAVKPKAAKPKAAKPKAAKAKKAAAKK from the coding sequence ATGTCGGAgaccgctcccgccgccgctcccgctgTCGCGGCCCCCGCCGCTAAAGCCGCCGCCAAGAAGCCGAAGAAAGCGGCGAGCGGCTCCAAAGCCCGCAAGCCCGCGGGCCCCAGCGTCACCGAGCTGATCACCAAGGCCGTGTCCGCCTCCAAGGAGCGCAAGGGGCTCTCGCTCGCCGCGCTCAAGAAGGCGCTGGCCGCCGGCGGCTACGATGTGGAGAAGAACAACAGCCGCATCAAGCTGGGGCTCAAGAGCCTTGTCAGCAAGGGCACTCTGGTGCAGACCAAGGGCACCGGCGCCTCTGGCTCCTTCCGGCTCAGCAAGAAGCCCGgagaagtgaaggaaaaagcCCCCAAGAAGCGGGCAGCCGCGGCCAAGGCCAAGAAGCCAGCGGCAAAGAAGCCTGCCAGCGCAGCCAAGAAGCCCAAGAAGGCAGCGGCAGTGAAGAAgagccccaagaaagccaagaagCCGGCGGCTGCGGCAGCCAAGAAAGCAGCTAAGAGCCCCAAGAAGGCGACTAAGGCTGCCAAGCCCAAAaaggcggcggcagcagcgaaAAGCCcggccaaggcaaaggcagtGAAGCCTAAAGCAGCCAAGCCCAAGGCAGCCAAGCCCAAAGCAGCCAAGGCGAAGAAGGCGGCGGCCAAGAAGTGA